The genomic DNA CAATAGCCTGGGTTGCAGCTAGGATAGTACCACCAAGAAAAAGCCTGCCTTTGGCTGACCAGATCAGCAAAAGGCAGGCTTTTTTATTTCGATGCTTCAAATAATATTTTACTTGCTCCTGTTAACCATAACCAATAACGCAGCACGCCGACGCGGACCTACGAAAGTATGCAGGCAGAGAAAAGGGAAAGTAACGAAAGAGTAAGATAGGACGGAAAATTATACCTGACTGTGCTGCAGCTCCGGTGTGAGCGGCAACCTTATACTTTTGCGGCCTGAAAACTGGGCCAGGTAAAACAGCACTATACCCAACGGCAGCGCTACGCTGATCAGGAACAGAAGTCCGAAATAGTGAGGGATCAGGCCGCTGCCAGCCCAGAAAAAGATACCCTGTAGAAAAAGGAGGGCTTCGCTGCTTATGAGCGCGGCCACGAACAAACCCATACCCCAGCGGCTTTGCCAGCTTTTAAAGCTGAGCCAGCCCTGCTGCACAAAAAATGCCAGTACGAACAGGCTGATAAAACCCAGCAGCACCAGGTGCAAGTAGCCGATCACGAAATTGCGCTGTTGGTAAGCCAGGTTGGCCACATACGGAAAAGCTGTAGCGAACTGCATGAGTATCTTCAGCACAAAAGCCAAGCCCGAGAGCAGCCATAACCTCCTGGTCCAGCTATTCCCTGAACCCGGCACAGCCGTGCGTAGGGGCAGAAGCAACCGAAGCAGCACCACCAGGCCAATAACCTGCGCGAAAGCAGCCGCGCCACCTAGCAGATAAAGTAGGGCAGGCGGTTTTGTCCAGAGCACTGAGAGCAAGTAAGCCGGCAAGCACGCCCAAAACATCCACCAGAAAAAAGCGATGGCCAGGGAGCGGTTAAAATCCAGTTTATACTTCTCCAGCAGCCAAAAGAGCAGGCCCAACACAGCAAACATAAACCAGCCGTTGTACTGGAAATGCAGGTAAAAATAAATAGCATTATAGTATAAGCTGTCGCCGTTGTGGCCGGTAGCCATAATGGGGCCCATGGCCCAGGGACCAAGCGACGAAAGCGCCATAAAAAACAGCGCCGCCCGGATGAACCGGAAGGAAACCTGCTGCTGCCCCCGGCTGATCTTCAGGGCTTTTGCATCGCGCAGGAACTGGAAAATAAACCAGTAGCTCAGCAGGATGTGCAGGGTGGAGAAAGTAATGGAAAACAGAGCATAGCCCTGCAGCGGAAAGCTCACCAGCATGCCCGCCACCGCTCCCTGCGACAGCCAGAATTGCCAGGCATAGACACGTTTCTGCTGCACCTCGGGGGGCATCCAGGCATGCAGCAGCGCTACAAAAAGCGCCGAGTACAGCCAGCCCAACAAGGCCACATGCGAGTGCCCGTGCAGAAAAAACTTATAGTTGATCCCCGCCAGGGGCGCTACAAACTGCCACCGCAGCAGCAGGCCCAGAAAGGCCACTACCACCAGGTTGCCCAGGGCTACCAGCAGCCAGTTTCTTTTCGACGCATGTAGCAAAACGTAAGTCACGGTACTTTTTTAGGCAACTACCCTACTGCTAATACCTTCTCTTCTACCTGCAGCGCCTTGCGCACCAGGGCCAGCAGGTCCTGCTGCAGGGCCCGGCTCCTGTCTTGCGCATACATAGTATGCAGGTGCGTGGCCACTTCCGCCGACGAAGCTCCGGGCGTTTCGGCTTTGTAGCGGTTCAGCTGTTCCTGAAGGGCTGTGGGCCTTGGGCCCCAGGTAAAGAGCCTCTCCCCGGTCTCTACCGCGGTGCAGATCAATTTTGGAATGGCACGGCTGCCGTTTGTCAGGCAGGAGTCCATCCAGTTTGGGTTTTCATCGCGCAGCAGTACCCGTAGCGTAATGCCGGGCGCAGCGCCGGCCACGGCCGCAATGGCCGGGATCAGCTGGGCACCGTCGCCGCACCAGCTTTCGGCCAGTACCACCCAGTGCCAGGCAGGCTGGTGGAGCAGCAGAAGCGCTTCCAGCTCGGGCAAGGGCTCAAACTGCTTTTCTACGCGCTTCATGCGTTGCAAATTAAGCCGGGTATAGCCAATGCGTTCCTCGGTCTGTTCGGGGCCGGTTGTTTTCTGCTGCCTGACAAGCTCCTCCACCACGCTGCGGTAGGCCTCGTAGGAGCGCGGGTTCAGCATTGCCGGAGCTAGGGTTTTATATA from Pontibacter liquoris includes the following:
- a CDS encoding thioredoxin family protein, translated to MEIYKTLAPAMLNPRSYEAYRSVVEELVRQQKTTGPEQTEERIGYTRLNLQRMKRVEKQFEPLPELEALLLLHQPAWHWVVLAESWCGDGAQLIPAIAAVAGAAPGITLRVLLRDENPNWMDSCLTNGSRAIPKLICTAVETGERLFTWGPRPTALQEQLNRYKAETPGASSAEVATHLHTMYAQDRSRALQQDLLALVRKALQVEEKVLAVG